TCAGTCATGGCCTGGTTAACATCCATGATTCTAAACCAGTTTTATGATCAACCACAACTTTTTCTAGATAATTTTAGGTCATTGAGCTATTTCAAAGTTAAAATTCAGAAGGTATATAGAAGAAGATGAAACAACAAAAACTGCTTACTTTCTCATACAATGCTTTAAACTCTGCATGCTGTTTCTTCATGTCTTGACTATTAGGCTCTAACCTCAGGCCAAACTCAGCATCTGCAATCAACTACGTCCACCATATAAGATCTATCAAATTTAAATAGAAGCAGTAGATATGAATCAGCTTAGGAGTTAATCCAAGAGAGAACTTGCACTCAACATACCTTCAATGGATTCTTTAAGTTTCCCAAGTTCTTTTCTAGCCGTTGCTCGACGGGAGTATGCTTTTATGTAGCGATCATCAAGATTTAAGGCCTCCGTACAATCATCCTCAGCCTCTTGAAATCTAAAGAGAGAATAAAAATAACTTTCATGTTATTTCCTCATCAAATATTTTACTCATGCAGCAAGCCAATCACAAACATTTGGCCATTAAAAGAAAACAATAGAACTACAGGAGGCTACCAATATAAGTGAACATCATGTAAAGAGTGTCAGGCATACTTTCTGATCTTAAGATAGGCCATAGCCCTATTTGCATAAGCTACAGCTGTTGGAGACAGGGCAATGCTTCTTGAGTAGCAATCGATAGCTTCTTTAAATTTCTTTTGCTTAAAATATTCATTTCCCTGCAAAAATTTCAAAGCATTTTACTCTAGTCAACGCCAAATATAGCTCAGACATTGGTCAAAAGGAAAATGTATAAAAACTGAACTTCTCACCAGTTCTTTCTCAGAAGCAGCATCAGGCATATTCTCTTCAGTCACAAAGCTAGTTGACAAATTGCTCCATTTATCATAATTCTTCAAATAATCATATTGCTCGGAACTGGTAGTTGACGAAGAACTATTCAGGGACCTCTTCCCTGTTGGCCTTCCTTTCTCAGTGATATTCTGTGACAATGAGACCATGTAAGATTCCACAACATCAAATTATCAGAACTTTCTTTATCCCTTCACATTAGTCCCATACTTAAATAAAATGTGAGGATTGAAAAGTTACCAATTGTTCTTTACCAGAAGCCTGAGATGTCATTTTCTTGTTTTTGCCTTTGTCCTTGAGCGAAAGTTCCCAGTCCTGCAAGTCATTTAAAAAGCCCTGGAAATCCTAAAAGGAAGAAGAACACAAAGAGAACCCAGATGATAACTAATAAGAAATAGTATTTCAGTAATCCAAATTCCAAAGGTCAAACCTTTAAGCTTGAATACAAATCAACTCTTCTATCTAATTAACTTAAACAGTCCTCGAGCAAAGCTCAATTTCCATAATGAATTCAACAAACTAAAGCAATAAATGTAAAAAATCATAGAAAACATCTTTGGGGAGCAAAAAAGTACCATCTTTTGAGCTTCATACTGAACCTttgaatgaaaatgaaaatgaaaaaagaacCCATTAAAAGCAAAAAGAAGAAGTGAAATACCATGGCTTGATCACGGCTGTGCTTGCTTGCCATCGAAAAGATTAGAGGAAAAGTTGGCTAGGGAAGATTCTGGAAGAGTGCGGAATTGCTTTGCTCTGTTAAGTTTTCAGTGAGCAAACTCCAGAACCAGAGTCGACGAGGCTGACCAAAAATACTTCGATTTGAGCTTCAAGTCCTTTTATTTGTGGATTTATAGACGTGGAGCTTTGGGGCCTAAAATAAAGCCCATAAAAAACAAACCCATCCTTTGTATTGCTATATTCCTGTGTGTCATGATTGTAAATTATGGACTGGATCCATTATTTAATTGGTTAAACTGAAAGGaggatttaattatataaatcaaTCTgttcaaaattgataaaaaattaagaatttgctcaaaattttaatttattaattttaatttttcataaaatttgggTTTTAGGTATGGGATAATTATTTGACCTAGTAGAATAAAATATTCCAGAAGTGAATTTAAAATGCTattgtttgtatttattttatttaccttgTTTCATTTGGTTTCAAGGAATGGAAAACATTTTCGtctttgctcttttttttttaatgaataaCATTGAAGTACAAATGGATGGTAAGATGGATATGGAGAATAAAAAAAGAAATCAATATGATACAATACTTGCAATATGGATCATTTTGAGTTTCAGttcaatattttattaaaaaaaaataattaagagtaGTAAATAAAACTTAAGAGAAGAAacgaaaatagaaaaataaaaacattgagcgaaattgcaacatattattttttgttttagtaTTCTCCATATCCATCTTTCTGAAGCTTGTGACTACTTGTAACAACGTTGTCTCCaaaatttaaactcatattttcTCTTGGAAAAGTAATATGTCTTACCAATGGCATATAGGAATTCAACCATATCCATGATTAGAAAGTCATGTTTATGATTGGGATAAAAGTATTAATAATTAGAAATTCATGTTTCTTACAGGGATAAAGGATAACCTTGTAAGGACATTCATTGTAAATAGATAAACATGAAACCCGTTAACATACATTATTTTTAGAACAATTTATCTCAGCTCTCTCAATCTCAACTATATCATATTCAACAAAATGGGTTCATACAAATATCACAACACTATACTGTAGTGTACAAATGGGACATTCAAGTCCTTATTGAATTGTATGTAACCTAACCCTCTCTCCTATACTCCAGATATTAGCATTGTATCATAAATAAACTATCCCTTACACAACTTATATACACACAGAAATGATGTTTTGGTAGTGCATTTCACTAACAGGCAGTAAGGGCAGACATCTTTTCATGCATTGTCTTGTAGCATTGAAGGCTGCAAAGGGGAAGCTTTGATTTTGAATCTCGGTACTTGTATGGATTCGTACAAGACGGAACCGCACATTTCTCTCGAGGTGGAGGGTAACCGCAAGGCTTAGGATCGAATATACTTGGTAAACCAACCTCATTGGGGAATGTTACAACTGTTCCTGAAGGCCCCATAAGCCATCTTACGGTGTCTGATGCAAGTATCATAGAATTTGTAGCTTTTTCCTGCACAAAAAGATAAAGATATATGGAGATGGAAGATATGGTTCGAATAGAAAGAAGGTATGATGGAAGATATGGTTTGAATAGAAAGAAGGTATCATGTGTGATCTTTACCTGTGCCATTTCTTCTTGCCTCTTTTTTATCTTATCTTCTCGTTTCTTCCTACTTGAATCTTGGCCGAGAATTTTTCTGATAGCTTCAGCCTAGATAAATCAAGGAAGATTAATCCCTACATAGGCGGCTAATGGCAAGAAGGAGACTTTGAGAATCTTGAGATTCCAGGTTCAGCTTCCACCATGTCCAGATTTATTCAGGTTTGAGGTTTCCAGGAGCATTTTGGTTTATTATGTGCATAGTTCCATTATGGGTTTGTAATGAGTGAACGTAATTGTAACTCTTGTAAAATCATAATATATCAAAACAAGCATCAATGATATTTGTATGCCTCCTCTCTAACTTAACTGACATTCCGAAAGAGGGAGCCTTGGTTGAACCATATTCTCAAACTCATCCCAGCCTTTTCAGAAATAAGCAAAATTGAAAAGGAAGGAACAATGGTGCATACCTGAGATTCCCTAGCTGCCTTCTCGACCTGCACCCTACGTCTCTGAGCAGCCTCAGCTTTCTTCAGTTGTTGCTCCACTTCAGAGAGTTTCTCTTTTTGCTCTGTGATCAGATTATGCACAGATACTTATATGAGAAAGGTTTCACAAAATGTTCACGGAATCCATGCTTGACGATAGCATGAATGGGTAAAAAGGAAGCAAAAGCAACAATGCGTACTTTTGGGTGGAGCTGGAGGCAATCCATTTGGGAACTCGATTGGAGCAATACCAAAATTAGAAGAGTGATCTTTGCCAGCTTGCTGTGCTCGCTGACGCGTAGTAACAGTCATTTCCTTCTTAGAGTCCACCAGGAAATCAACAACCTCCTTTTTGGTTTTCTTTCTCCTATTTTCTATCTCAACATCTGAAACTGATTCTTCGTCCTCTTCCACATAATCAGTATCTTCAGAGGTTCTTCCTGATCTTGACTTCTTAGCTTCCTTGCTTATTCTTGACGAACCATAATCTCCAACATCTAAGCCATAAAGACCATCAATATTCCTAGTCGCTACCTTTGATATCTTCAGCTGTTTTCTTCCTCCATCTTCTCCATGTTCTATACCATAATCGGCAGTTAATCTGGCTGTTTTGACCTTCTCAAGGTATCGAATCTCATCATCATCATCCTCATCATCAAGCACACCTTCTAATGAGCGTTTCTTAGGAACTCGCTTACTCTTACGAACTGGTTCATG
This is a stretch of genomic DNA from Gossypium arboreum isolate Shixiya-1 chromosome 11, ASM2569848v2, whole genome shotgun sequence. It encodes these proteins:
- the LOC108470409 gene encoding uncharacterized protein LOC108470409: MESLGSLGFSNVSTATRKKRSSVSRRPRSESQPHTEFHDLSSLSSTPPSDNNVVNVEDEAYEDSDEASNDGSFQGSSDRRHGRVDSKRSSEGVLAPTNWKSTSMAGSFGSVSDGLENEKKVKKVKLKVCGVTHTIDAKSVGDGASGAGSSSSKSSRFSDTPRSLKKSSIKDNPDDHSFTSERDSTLHGVRWKDFSRGDLGVRQADHATGRVPADNISTKEIDKHEPVRKSKRVPKKRSLEGVLDDEDDDDEIRYLEKVKTARLTADYGIEHGEDGGRKQLKISKVATRNIDGLYGLDVGDYGSSRISKEAKKSRSGRTSEDTDYVEEDEESVSDVEIENRRKKTKKEVVDFLVDSKKEMTVTTRQRAQQAGKDHSSNFGIAPIEFPNGLPPAPPKKQKEKLSEVEQQLKKAEAAQRRRVQVEKAARESQAEAIRKILGQDSSRKKREDKIKKRQEEMAQEKATNSMILASDTVRWLMGPSGTVVTFPNEVGLPSIFDPKPCGYPPPREKCAVPSCTNPYKYRDSKSKLPLCSLQCYKTMHEKMSALTAC